GCCCCACGCGATTCAAAGCATCAAGACATGGACAGAGGGAAACACTTCGTTCTAGTTCATGGCGCTGGCCATGGAGCTTGGTGCTGGTACAAGCTTGTCCCACTGCTCAAATTATTGGGTCACCGCGTCACCGCTCTGGACTTAGGCTCTTCTGGGGTCAACCCCAAGCGCCTGGACGAGCTTGCTTCTGTATACGATTATGTGCAACCACTGATGGAGCTCGTGGCCTCCCTTCCTCAAGATGAGAAGGTGGTTTTGGTGGGTCATAGCTATGGAGGCCTCCCTATTTCTCTGGCTATGGAGAGCTTCCCTGAGAAGATCCTAGTTGCGGTCTTCGTATCAGCTTATATGCCAAATTATATATCCCCACCTATAACTCAAGCACAAGAAGTGAGCACAATAAATCTTTCATCAAACTCTAATTTGCTATACATATATATCATTGAAATTCTATTTGTTGCACTGATTTTGTGCAAAATATGATGTTGGACAAACCAGTTCTTCATCAATAGAAGCAAGCCTGAGTCGTTATTGGATTCCCAGCTTTCGTTTGGTCTAGGACTGGAATGCCTTCCAACTGCAGTGACGTTTGGTCCAGATTACTTATCAGTGGCATTTTATCAACACTGCCAACCGGAGGTGAGAGTTTAATTTAATCGAATTTGCTCCAACTAAATGGATGGAAAATGATGTTATATAAGTTGTTTGATTCCGACCATTTGGAGCAAAGTGTGAAATGGGATTTGTTGTGTTGCAGGATCTGGAACTGGCCAAAAGTTTGGTAAGGCCTCATGGGTTGTTCCTAGAAGACTTCGCCAAGGAATCTTTACTAAGCAAAGAGAAATTTGGATCCGTAGATCGGGTGTATGTGGTGTTGGAAAAAGATGAAGTAATGAAGGAGGACTTCCAGCGATGGGTGATTGACGACAGCCCACCAAAAGAAGTGAAGTTCATTGCCGGAGCTGACCATATGGTGATGATGTCGAGGCCCAAAGAACTTTGTCTCTGTTTCCAGGAGATAGTTCAGCAGTATAATTGAATTTGCAGTTCTCCTTCGATAAACAATTGCAATAACAAGAGTACTAACCTACTAGATCGTTTCAATATCCCAGTAGTTCAAATATTTTCGTGAATTTTCTCAGAGCTGGGCTTGCTTTCCCATGATGAATCTAAATTGATTTTCTCATCAGTAATTAGTAGATGATAGTCAGCAGACTCAGTGGTCATCATTTTCCCCTTTGTTAGATATTTTTCTAATGTCCACATGACACGTGTATGGCtttagtattttattaaaatggagTTATCTAATCTAATCTCTAAAATATTAGTTATACAATTAGAAaagtaatttcctattttttactCATTACTTTGATGGGAAGTGGAGTGACAGTTACTAAACCGTCGGTAGTTACCAAAAGGAAATAGGTCATCTCTCTACCCCTTTAAGTAGCATTGTAcggttttcatcattttttttttaatgtggaatgtaatttttcatttaagagAAAGGGCTAAGAGAGAGAAACCTATCTTCTGGAGAATTCTTCATTTTCAGATCAAGAATTGATTGAAGAAATTGCTATGGATTCCGGTATGTTATTTATGTTTGTGAAAATCATGATAGTCAAGATCTTGGAATTTGTAAAGCATTAAGTTTacgtttaaattttctttagcatgtggtatcagagcacttgTTAAGACTTTCATGATTTTCCATTATGATCTATTTGCTGGAATCAATTATTTGGGGAAGATTTCATTTAGATTTGCTCGGttatatttgatatgatttagttttgatttcattttttttccactgcGACTATTAaagtttttcacaaaaataaattaaatctcttttttatttacattatttattacttattattcGGTGACTAACTAATTCCTAGATGAGTGGGATTCTATTTTGCTGGGTGATTCGTATACGATAATATGATGGTTTGACCATTTCCATGAGAATTTCTAGTAATGCCGTTGGCTTTTATTGAACAAATAGCATATTTTCGTGCATTTTCTTTTCCGCGTGATGCTATATGCCTATCTTTTAGTAAATTGTTTTGCGAAGTGATTATTTTAACTCAAAATCCTGTTTTATGAAATAGTTTGGTGATCACCAAAGTGAACCAACTAGAAAATCATAGGTTTCAAGTTGTATTTTGGATCTTAATACTCATATCCCAAGTATTAAGAAAATGGCTTTGCAAATTTTTGAATAGGTATTTATATGTATCTTTGATCATGAGAATATTTTGGCTTGGCCCAAAGGTGCACCACTTTTCTTGTGATTAATATACTgaggtaaaataatttatgtgtACCCTTAATTGAGAGTTGGAATCAGATACCTAAAGGTAACAGACCTATCGGATTATGGatacattattaattattttttataggtgaAAGGGAATCACCATAATAGTCAAAAGTTTAATTTGTATGCTGTAATTTTCATCCAAAGATGTGTTATAgtagtattatttattatttattatttaactcaAAGCATTAATGTGTGAGCATATATTTAATTGTAGTTTCAGTTCCTGTTTCGCTTCATTCGCACGCTTCATATGTTCTGATCCTTAATGGAACAAATTTCTTAGACTGGTCTGAGCAAGTCCAGTTTCACCTAGGTGTACTGGATCTTGATTTGGCACTTCGGACTAAGAAACCGCCTGCTATTATTGAGGAAAGTAACgcggaagaaaaaaatttaagtcattCTTGGGAAAGATCGAACAGATTGAGCATTATGTTTATGCTAATGAGTATATCGAACAACATTAAGTCAACACTTCCTGAACGTGACACTGTTAAGGAATTTTTTAAGACTGTGGAAGAACGTTTTCGTTCAGCTGACAAGTCTCTTGCTGGGACATTAATGGTTGAACTCACTACCATGAAGTTTGATGGTACTCGTGGGATGCATGAGCACATCCTTGAGATGTCAAATTTAGCTGCTAAACTGAAGGCTCTTGGGATGAATGTGGATGagtctttttttattcaatttattttgaacTTCTTGCCTCTTCAATATGGGccatttcaaattcattacAACACTATTAAGGATAACTGGAATGTAAATGAATTGGCCAGTATGCTTGTTCAAGAAGAGACAAGACTTAAGCAACAAGGACATCATTCAATTCACCTTATAAGTAAAGGAGCCAGTAAGAAGTGGAAGAAACCTAAGAAGGGTAAAATGGTAGAACCACCTAAGATCAATAAGGCCTCCTTAAGGAATAGAGACTCATGAAAGGAGACAAAACAGTATCAAGTGCTGTTTCTGTAAGAAGTTTGGGCATGTTCAGAGAGATTGCCCCAAACGTAAGGCATGGTTTGAGAAAAAAGGTAAGCCTTGAGTTGACATATGTTCCGATCAAATCTTACTGAAGTTTCTTCTAATACTTGGTGGATTGACTCAGGTTCCATTGTTCATGTTTCTAATTCGATGCAGGGTTTCCTTACAATCCAAACTTTAAACCAAAATGAAAGTTCCATAGTTGTGGGAAATGAAGTCAAAGTTCCAGTGGTTGCTACTAGGACATTTCGTTTATTTCTAGACACTGATTGTTATCTAGATTTGTTTCAGACTCTTTATGTTCCTTCTATTTCTTGTAATTTGGTTTCTATGTCTAAACTCGACCTTGAAggttattcattttcatttcgtAATAGGCAATTTGGTTTGTTTAAAAATTCTTCTTTTGTTGGTTCCAGTAGTTTATGTGATGGTTTGTATAAATTGAATCTTAATAGTCGTTTTACTGAAAGCCTTCTAACCCTGCATCATAATGTTGGAACTAAACGTAACCTGATCAATGAAAGTTCTTTTTACTTGTGGCACAGACGTTTGGATCATATATccaaagaaagaatgaagagATTAGTGAAAGATGGGATTTTGCCTAACCTAGATTTTACTGATCTCGATGTGTGTGTGGATTTTATTAAGGGAAAGCAAACCAAACATACAAAGAAGGATGCTACAAGAAGTGGAGAACTTCTTGAAATTTTCCATACAGACATTTGTGGGCTGTTTGACTCTCCATCTTttggtaaagaaaaatatcttatcactttcattgatgatttttcacgttattgttatatttatttattgcatgaAAAATCTTAAGCAGTGGATGCCTTAGAGGTGTACATTGTTGAGGTTGAaagacaattaaataaaatggtgAAAATTATCAGATCAGATAGATgtggtgaatattatggtagatatgatGGATTGGGTCAACGCCTTGGCCCATTTGCTAAACTACTAGAAAAGCATGGTATATGTGCACAATACACTATGCTAGGTATGCCTCAGCAGAATGGAGTGGCTGAAAGGCGTAATCGTACATTGATGGATATGGTTAGGAGTATGTTAAGTAATTCCTCTTTACCCATTTCATTATGGATGGAAGCCCTTAAGAcctctatttatttattgaacaGGGTTCCTACTAAAATAGTTCCAAATACTCCTTTTGAAATATGGACATGAAGGAAACCAAGTTTAAGGCACTTACACGTTTGGGGTTGCCCAGTGGAGGCTAGGATTTATAATccacatgaaaagaaattggatttcAAAACCACTAGTGGTTACTTTATTGGCTATCCAATGAAATCCAAAGGGTATAGGTTTTATTGTCCTAATCATAGTACGAAAATTGTTGAAACGGGTAATGCCAGATTCATTGAGAATGGTGAAATCAGTGAGAGTGATCAattacaaaaaaca
Above is a genomic segment from Vitis riparia cultivar Riparia Gloire de Montpellier isolate 1030 chromosome 7, EGFV_Vit.rip_1.0, whole genome shotgun sequence containing:
- the LOC117917529 gene encoding salicylic acid-binding protein 2-like isoform X4 produces the protein MDRGKHFVLVHGAGHGAWCWYKLVPLLKLLGHRVTALDLGSSGVNPKRLDELASVYDYVQPLMELVASLPQDEKVVLVGHSYGGLPISLAMESFPEKILVAVFVSAYMPNYISPPITQAQELSFGLGLECLPTAVTFGPDYLSVAFYQHCQPEDLELAKSLVRPHGLFLEDFAKESLLSKEKFGSVDRVYVVLEKDEVMKEDFQRWVIDDSPPKEVKFIAGADHMVMMSRPKELCLCFQEIVQQYN
- the LOC117917529 gene encoding methylesterase 10-like isoform X1, giving the protein MDRGKHFVLVHGAGHGAWCWYKLVPLLKLLGHRVTALDLGSSGVNPKRLDELASVYDYVQPLMELVASLPQDEKVVLVGHSYGGLPISLAMESFPEKILVAVFVSAYMPNYISPPITQAQEFFINRSKPESLLDSQLSFGLGLECLPTAVTFGPDYLSVAFYQHCQPEDLELAKSLVRPHGLFLEDFAKESLLSKEKFGSVDRVYVVLEKDEVMKEDFQRWVIDDSPPKEVKFIAGADHMVMMSRPKELCLCFQEIVQQYN
- the LOC117917529 gene encoding methylesterase 10-like isoform X3 — encoded protein: MDSGKHFVLVHGAGHGAWCWYKLVPLLKSFGHRVTALDLGSSGVNPKSLDELASAYDYVQPLMEFVASLPQDEKVVLVGHSYGGLPISLAMESFPKKILVAVFVSAYMPNYISPPITQAQEFFINRSKPESLLDSQLSFGLGLECLPTAVTFGPDYLSVAFYQHCQPEDLELAKSLVRPHGLFLEDFAKESLLSKEKFGSVDRVYVVLEKDEVMKEDFQRWVIDDSPPKEVKFIAGADHMVMMSRPKELCLCFQEIVQQYN